AAGCAGCAAATATACAGTATTTTAAGTCTGCAAAAATTCATATTCAAGTAACACGAATTTAAACCGTGGACCGCAGATGAGCTTACACTCTATAGCGCACCCAAACGAGATACATGATGAACATGTACGGTACATATTGAGACAATTTAGAGAAGACATTTCAATACGATGTAACTGGTTCAACAGATAATAGATACGCATACATGGTCACCTTGAAATAGGAAAAAATTCAGTAGTACGAAATGAAAACAATATCTTATTTAATTTCCACACCATATATGTGTCCTAGCATTAAATATTGTTAATATATGTTTGGTCTATCTTTCCTCTTACCGCGCATCCACACACGATCTCTTGCATACACTTGCTCCTGTTCACGTTCAGCCTACTCTTTCCGTAGCGAATTCCAAACCCTTTCTCCCATGAGTATAAATTGTAAAAGTCGTATGCTTCTCCGAGGGTGTCGAAACTTGTTCCAATCTTTGGCACCATAACTATGTCTCTTGGATGATCCGCAAACTCTCTAATGGTTTTCTCCAGCGCCGTGATCCTGTCCGCACAAGGAGGCCTTCCTGGAGCAGCAGCACCTACACGCACCCTGCCCATTCATATCACGAACAATAATAAGGCACGGGTCACCAAGAGAATACAGCACCTCTGAGCCAAAATGGTCCACAGTTACAGTCATTTCAATCAGTTAGAGAATATCAACACCGCTGAGCCAGATGGTGGGCATTTACAGCCAATTCACTTGAATTTTCATAATCCATCATCTTCAGAGTGCTCACCGGCGCAGATTAAAATCCTATGTTCTTTTAAACAGACAATCTGATTCAATCATATATTGTAAATCAACCATTCTATCATGTATTTACCATACCCAAAACGGAAATTCTTATATATAATTTTTCCAACGTATTTTCATCGGTAACTACTTGCAGAACTCATTCAAACAATTGCATATTGGTACTACTAAATTCTCATGAAATTTATAGGCTAGGGGGTTCACTACCTTTGCGTCCATCCTGGTGTCTTTGGGTCCAACTGCTCTATTGAGTGCTCGGACCCCTGAGCCTTATCCCCGCAGGATGCTGCCGGCCGATAGATCTGGGCGTCCGCACTTGAACCGGCCGGAGCAGGAGCAGGAATCTCCGCCGGCGCGGCCACAGGGAACCGCACGGGCTCCATTGTCCCGTTATTTTCATTGACCTCCTCAAGCAGAGTTCTAATCATTCCACACAAATTCATCACGCGCAGAGTATAGATCAGTCAGCCAAAAAATCAGCGCAGAAACATGGTAAAAAATAGCTCACGTCGTAGATCCGTACTTGTTTATTGGCTGCAGCAAGAATTCCATGGTTGGCGGAACCCCTGCGAGATCGCCGGGCCGCCCACTCGCCGTCGCCGGAGTCAATTACTCCCCACTCTCTCAGCCTCACCCCCCACAGGGAAAAGATACAAATCCAACTTCACTTTCTTATCCACCGACTCGCACAACCACTGCATTTACTGCGTGCACTGCCGGCGCTTCCGTCAGCCACTGTACCTGTTTCACGGATCAGGACCCCGCCGACAACGTCGAGCCACGGCTCATCCATGGACAGTCAACGGCGTTCATCCCAGGCCCATCTGTCAGGTGTGTATAGTTCAGTATATATTCACTTCCCGTGCTCCCGATGGAACTGCCAACAGGCTCAGTAATTAAATGTATCGAATCTCATAGCAATTCTCGACGAACCTGATACCGAGCTCCTGTGCGCTCGCCATCACATACTCCGCGTCCCCATGAACGTTGCTTTCTCCTCCGTGGGCACTACTAATCTCTAATGTGTTGTGTGTCCGTTGCAGGCAAAGGAGATGGGCATCACTGATTTCATCGACTCGAAGGCGTGCAGCAAGCCCGTCCACGGGTCGACTACAGCTTCTAGTGCAGCAGCAACGTTTATGTGCTTCCAGAGGCTTTCGTTTCCACACACACGATGTATGCATTTCACACTTCCTTCGCAATCAACTTTTATCATTAAATTTTCTGATGAAGAGCAACTGTCAAAATAAACTTTTCTGAAGAGCaattttattattaatattttCAGGAGAATTTTGATTTAGGTGTCGGATTCGGGGACACAAATAGGCTCTTTTTTTCTGAGGAGAAACACAAAATGAGTACCTGGTGTCATGGACTGGCCAGTTTTCAAGCAATTGGGCTCATCAATCTCGAAAAATCTTGTGAATCCGGGGATTGACCGTCGAATTGGGGATCCATCCGACGCCTTGGATGATGCCGCTGCATCCCATGGAGCTGGTCAATGGCCGTCGGATCACAGGGCTGTACCTTTCGCGACTTAAAGGACAAGTCCCAGCTAAGCATCTCGCCGACCAGTGCATGCAGGGGGTAATTTTttaacttaatataagacgtttttacaGTTTACATTAAGTTACAGAAGTTGTAGTAAAATGTAAAACTTATGATGAATAAAGATAATTTACTTTAATAAATGGCAATGACTGTTTTTGGCAGGAGGTAATTTTGATGGGTTCAAAACCCACGAGATGTCATTCTCGAAGATCAATGAGGCTTTTCAGCTGCTGGAGGAAGGCAAGTCCCTAAGGTGTGTGCTACGTCTGTGATGACGTGCACGAGGAATTGCAAGTGTTGATCTGGTGAGGTTTGCCGTTGTTGTTAATTACTACTCCCtatgtctaggtgtataagtcaccttacgagaaccaaataattccaaaatacttaggcacggtgcattaactcctaCCTCGTTTCTTATTTCTTGACATAAATAAAAGAATCAACCAATAAGAATTAACCCCATCAATTTCTCATTTCTTATGCTTTCAATGACTTAAGACTAACAAACGtaacatgcagtggtcagtttattacatgcaatgctattaattagtaaatagacattaagttctctcgttttttcCTCCgacttggtcgcagtgcacaacctaagatgacttatgcacctgaacggagggagtaccatttatTGTACATCTTATACACTGGAGTGAAGTCGACTCATAAATATGCGTTGTGTTCAACTGGGTCTCGCTCAACTACGAACTATTAAGTCTCGATTGATCCACCTCCCGGTTTTGTGCTCCTCGTTTATTGGCTTTTGTTTCGGGTGTGTCACTTTGTGTATCATGAAAATTCATCTGTCTAATATTTTGTGTTATAGATAATCTTTGTAAATGTGAGTACATGTTCTGCTATGTATTATGGCTCAGGGGTTGTGATCGGGATAGGAGTAGGAAAGGTCATACTCCACATATTTAGGCATGAAATGTCAAAATAGCATGCAGCGGACCGACCCGATAGGGCTCCAGTACAGTTCATCTCATTCCCGTGAAAACCGGCACCCATCACCCTATGCGGATATTAGCTCCTGAAGAGAAAAAAAACCATTGAAAAACCTTACTATTGCTTGCTTCTGATAAAAAAACTAGCCGCGTATCTTTTCTAGACTGATCAAACACAATATATAGAAAAGAAAATATATTAGTATATTCGAAAAATGTTTATCCTTGTTTAAAAAGTGTTCATGTGTCTAAAGAAAAAGCTTATACATTGCAGTATTCATGTGCTCTCCAAAAATGTTCACGCATGAGGAAACAATGTTTGTTTTACAACGAAATGTTCATGCATGAGTAAAATTAAAGTTATGCACTTTCAAAAACTGTTCACACATTTCTCTAACAAACAAAACACATAATGAGAAAAAAATGAACAAATAAAATGATAgaaataaaaacacaaaaaaagTTTGACAAATAATTCTAGAAACCAGAAGAAAACCTGGATGGAGAAGGCGAAGCCATGAAATAAAAAAGAGTAAATGATAAAACTAATGGAAAAGAACGCTGGAAACCGGCTGAAAAATGAAAtcagaaaatgaaaatgaaatgcACGGAAAAAAGAAACCATACGAAAACCactcaaaaaacaaagaaaaacatgacggaaaaatgaataaaaaaactGGTTTGGCCGATGAGCATCTTGAGGTGTGTGTTGTAGATAGGAACGAGGGTTCCCCTTCTAATGAGAGCTTCAATATCTCGCTTGACGCGAGATAGACGGTAGCCTCACCTCAAGCAGGCCTATCCTGGGCCGGCCCGATAGTTTTAGGTTTGTTATTTTCTTCttttcctattttatttttcattacatttttatattattaatATGTTATATACTTCGAAAATTATTTAATTAAAGGTTCGTCATGCACTTTAAAAATACTAACACAGTGTAAAACAATTCATGCAATTTTAAAATAAATTCATAGTATATGAAATTTTTTGTCACATTTTAAAATATTCACGTGTTCAAAAATGTTTGTGAAATttataaaaataaatataaatgtATCGTCTTAAAGTAGGCGAGTGATAGCATTCGTGTTTTCTAGTACTAGATTGTAGAAT
This DNA window, taken from Triticum aestivum cultivar Chinese Spring chromosome 1D, IWGSC CS RefSeq v2.1, whole genome shotgun sequence, encodes the following:
- the LOC123164291 gene encoding uncharacterized protein; translated protein: MEFLLQPINKTLLEEVNENNGTMEPVRFPVAAPAEIPAPAPAGSSADAQIYRPAASCGDKAQGSEHSIEQLDPKTPGWTQRVRVGAAAPGRPPCADRITALEKTIREFADHPRDIVMVPKIGTSFDTLGEAYDFYNLYSWEKGFGIRYGKSRLNVNRSKCMQEIVCGCAVRGKIDQTYINNI